The following coding sequences lie in one Capnocytophaga stomatis genomic window:
- the rpmF gene encoding 50S ribosomal protein L32, translated as MAHPKRRQSRTRRDKRRTHDKAVVPQIAKDPTTGENHLYHRAHWHEGKLYYRGQVLVDNTEKSE; from the coding sequence ATGGCACATCCTAAGAGAAGACAGTCAAGAACAAGAAGAGATAAGAGAAGAACACACGATAAAGCAGTTGTTCCTCAAATTGCAAAAGACCCAACAACGGGTGAAAATCACTTGTACCACAGAGCTCATTGGCACGAAGGAAAATTGTACTATCGTGGTCAAGTTTTAGTGGATAACACTGAAAAAAGCGAATAA